The following coding sequences lie in one Ancylothrix sp. D3o genomic window:
- a CDS encoding patatin-like phospholipase family protein has product MTVKRLLSIDGGGIRGIIAAEVLVQMEDALKAHNPKWKSLSNYFDFISGTSTGSIIAAGLATGMPARKILELYLKEGKNIFSPAEHTLDELLDTLGIEKGWGKRSLIKGLIKGSGKQDELIEQLLTKYTGTKLEKELQEKDVLSDITLGSSDLKTNLMIVTNNVTRGQNWFFVNNTVKGEYKKKSESLDLNADIPLWKIVRSSSAAPTFFPPFSFKVKVPKNHSSQEFTEQECEFIDGGVGPYNNSSFQLFLEAVHPAYGTAWDSGVDKILLVSVGTGYGYADIEFGEAEKKNNAQWAGYVVNDLMFEANLQQNQILKLISKQKKLKESANLLENGDGFKIVPIQQELLTYCRFTISFTVERFKALAEKGLLKDDKGNLIKPDAITKEVVDKWEKMDCVDQSEYLSAIGRAVAQEQFDISLFKGFLEDEVT; this is encoded by the coding sequence ATGACAGTCAAACGACTTCTTTCTATCGACGGTGGCGGCATTCGCGGTATTATTGCTGCTGAAGTTCTCGTCCAGATGGAAGACGCACTCAAAGCCCACAACCCTAAATGGAAGAGTCTCTCCAACTATTTCGATTTCATTAGTGGCACGAGTACCGGCTCGATTATAGCTGCCGGTTTAGCCACAGGAATGCCCGCCCGCAAAATTTTAGAGCTTTACCTAAAAGAAGGTAAAAATATTTTTTCGCCAGCAGAACATACTTTAGACGAACTTCTGGATACTCTTGGCATAGAGAAAGGGTGGGGGAAACGTTCGCTAATAAAGGGGCTAATTAAGGGATCTGGTAAACAGGACGAGCTTATAGAACAACTATTAACTAAATACACTGGCACAAAATTAGAAAAAGAACTACAGGAAAAGGACGTACTTAGCGACATCACCTTGGGTTCTTCCGATTTAAAAACCAATTTAATGATTGTCACCAACAACGTTACTCGCGGACAGAATTGGTTTTTTGTCAACAACACTGTCAAAGGAGAGTATAAAAAGAAAAGCGAATCTTTAGACCTCAATGCCGATATCCCCCTCTGGAAAATCGTGCGGTCTAGTTCTGCGGCTCCGACTTTCTTTCCTCCCTTCTCTTTTAAAGTTAAGGTTCCCAAAAATCATTCTTCTCAAGAATTTACCGAACAAGAATGCGAGTTTATTGACGGTGGAGTGGGTCCCTACAATAACTCATCATTTCAATTGTTTCTCGAAGCTGTTCACCCCGCCTACGGTACAGCTTGGGATTCTGGAGTTGACAAAATTTTGCTCGTTTCAGTTGGAACGGGATATGGCTACGCTGACATTGAATTTGGTGAGGCGGAAAAGAAAAATAATGCTCAGTGGGCTGGGTATGTGGTCAACGATTTAATGTTTGAAGCAAATTTGCAACAAAACCAAATCCTCAAGTTGATTAGCAAGCAAAAAAAGCTTAAGGAATCTGCCAATTTATTGGAAAATGGGGATGGGTTCAAAATTGTACCCATACAACAGGAATTATTGACCTACTGTCGTTTCACAATTTCGTTTACAGTGGAGCGATTTAAAGCATTAGCAGAGAAAGGACTCCTTAAGGACGACAAGGGCAACCTAATTAAACCTGATGCGATTACAAAGGAGGTTGTCGATAAGTGGGAGAAAATGGACTGTGTAGACCAGAGCGAGTACCTGAGTGCTATTGGTCGTGCAGTTGCTCAAGAGCAGTTCGATATTAGCTTGTTCAAGGGTTTCCTAGAGGATGAGGTAACTTAA
- a CDS encoding neuraminidase-like domain-containing protein, whose translation MSDLTQIKNDENLKSFSEKNPKFDLSSFNFSDEKAVDLLNWERFDKDTICDRLKMYQGLFKEDIVHSFFEKNPNFNLSSFNFSDESVEALNWEGLDKDKICDRLKMYQGLLNNDKSLKLFFDNNPNFYLANFNFSDEKAVEALKWQGLDKDKICDRLKAYQRLLHLGIAPSEAEKLLEKPLMTGFQGGEQSQLSEPVSALAIASTPEAEFVQTSKLPPEQARETHRKATQATAGRMVLLANAMQFSSPRLGTMLADNAAEVREKFQSLPSYQKLFGSLDYLQCDPCQSIFSPAAYFVDLMRIVEQYIAQVNKENQGFIGLSDRRPDLENIPLTCDNTNDSLPYTQIVSEVLTEKLTKELGEDAFQHLATAKYPGHLPFNLYLEQIRTYLGHLNTNLASIYETFRPQQGRDEIWGRDYLKLSPTEYNLITIANTGDLSDRYGLNISDTDFGGLKKKETFLKQTGLSWQQLKDLLYQNLSPEEIKSGMAAQFYINKKLNGKYLNLNDRGEIENLNLETLDRVDRFLRLARKLDWSFADLDWVLTSIAVEDINEKAIKKIAIIKHLQAQTKLPLDVLCSFWYDMKVIGKGVNPNRPQDLFDRVFNNPLILQGQEKYDTKSAIVWKIVDTDADQETSRLTKSHLIAALQLSDRELTDIVQEIWVWPHQIEIELNVANLFSRLFCISQILKLLGLKVDDYKLLLKFLNESFPSLEKLELDKLTEIIEFAQWLKVSGFSLYELDYILNGTVHPSVEGFLPEDKMAFFMESLWKKVKLPDKQERKNLSEEEIKRLEDELNEKVAIHFGIEPGLFSVLAQLAVQTGKAQDCIQLLLTPVKAEESNWQQIVECFKLISRMRLLVSKLALTEIELRSICDRPQSYNIESLAKLTVKDIENLYKCKNQLVRIFSNSKGDLAKYFEAPSVENLAKLTGWKVEEIQKANDFLTTKPNPNDTKPEPNDTKPEQNKLYNSVEGLLKLKQCFELGATLGCNIDFLCDLSKLLQKDSVANNWEKYQNVARSVISLAKAKYDSEEWAKVFGKLNGTLEERKCKVLTDFALQKLGRENPRQLSEYLLLDVEMTSCACNSQIQLAILSVQTYLQRCRMGIEPGVTQVNIPAVWWEWIMNYRIWEANRKVFLYPENYIDPSLRKNYSPIFKELQDELLQSEITAETVEAAYRNYCDKLAEIGNLQIVEGCCYSVQTPKSDKAVDTLFIFAKTITQPHTFYYRRCEQPTANKPLWRYWEKIDLQINSDYLASVYAFNRLFIFWVETKEIKKSPDNPPTIQATVKYSFLNASQKWVSPQSLVADVEISNILPVALEKDIQDSWQEVYPIVVPATSSKPDPEITILWGGLSAILSKQFNAKAWNLQYKHYFLTKIAGDLLPVPLNFNKQQTSLTLSERRSYLAATAVGNLVVFAGGYNDRALYSDKGDIFAYKEGKLERQETSLTLSERRGSLAATAVGNLVVFAGGYNASGYSDKVDIFAYKDGKLERQETSLTLPQGRMGLAATTVGNLVVFAGGYNASGYSDKVDIFAYKDGKLERQETSLTLPQGRKELAATTVGNLVVFAGGYNASGYSDKVDIFAYKDGKLERQETSLTLPQGRMGLAATTVGNLVVFAGGYNASGYSDKV comes from the coding sequence ATGTCCGACTTAACTCAGATTAAAAATGATGAGAATCTCAAGTCTTTTTCCGAGAAAAACCCAAAATTTGATTTATCAAGTTTTAATTTTTCCGATGAAAAGGCTGTAGATTTATTAAATTGGGAGCGTTTCGATAAGGATACAATATGCGATCGCCTAAAAATGTATCAAGGGCTGTTTAAAGAGGATATTGTCCACTCTTTTTTCGAGAAAAACCCAAACTTTAACTTATCAAGTTTTAATTTTTCTGATGAATCTGTAGAAGCATTAAATTGGGAAGGGTTGGATAAGGATAAGATATGCGATCGCCTAAAAATGTACCAAGGGCTGTTAAATAACGATAAGAGCCTCAAGCTATTTTTCGATAATAATCCCAACTTTTATTTAGCAAATTTTAACTTCTCCGATGAAAAGGCTGTAGAAGCGTTAAAGTGGCAGGGTTTGGATAAGGATAAGATATGCGATCGCCTAAAAGCCTACCAACGACTGTTACACCTTGGTATCGCTCCCAGCGAGGCTGAGAAGCTTTTAGAAAAACCTCTTATGACTGGTTTTCAGGGAGGAGAGCAAAGTCAGCTAAGCGAGCCCGTTTCTGCACTTGCGATCGCCTCCACCCCCGAAGCAGAGTTCGTCCAAACTTCAAAACTCCCTCCGGAACAAGCCAGAGAAACACATCGCAAGGCTACTCAGGCAACAGCCGGACGGATGGTACTTTTAGCAAACGCGATGCAGTTTAGTTCACCGCGTTTGGGAACTATGCTGGCTGATAATGCTGCTGAAGTGCGCGAGAAGTTTCAATCGCTTCCTAGCTATCAAAAGCTATTTGGCAGCCTAGATTATTTACAATGCGATCCCTGTCAATCTATTTTTAGTCCGGCTGCCTATTTTGTCGATTTAATGCGAATTGTTGAGCAGTATATTGCTCAGGTTAACAAAGAAAATCAAGGTTTTATTGGTCTGAGCGATCGCCGTCCCGATCTAGAAAACATTCCCTTGACTTGCGACAATACCAACGATAGCCTTCCCTACACTCAAATTGTCAGCGAGGTTTTAACAGAAAAGCTTACAAAGGAGCTTGGCGAAGATGCGTTCCAACACCTCGCTACTGCCAAATATCCAGGTCATTTGCCTTTCAATCTTTACCTCGAACAAATTCGGACTTATCTAGGCCATTTAAACACAAATCTTGCCAGCATTTACGAAACGTTCCGTCCACAACAAGGTCGCGATGAGATTTGGGGGCGCGACTATTTAAAACTTTCACCAACAGAATACAATTTGATAACAATAGCAAACACTGGTGATTTAAGCGATCGTTACGGACTTAATATCTCGGATACTGACTTTGGGGGATTAAAGAAAAAAGAAACGTTCCTAAAACAAACGGGGCTTTCCTGGCAACAATTGAAAGACTTGCTTTATCAAAATTTATCGCCAGAAGAAATTAAATCTGGCATGGCCGCCCAATTCTACATTAACAAAAAGCTAAATGGTAAATATCTGAATCTAAACGATCGCGGCGAGATTGAAAACCTTAATTTGGAAACCCTAGATCGCGTCGATCGCTTCTTGCGCTTAGCTCGCAAACTAGACTGGTCATTTGCCGATTTAGACTGGGTACTAACTTCCATCGCAGTTGAAGATATTAATGAGAAAGCTATCAAAAAAATTGCCATAATTAAACACCTTCAAGCGCAAACCAAATTACCCTTAGATGTGCTGTGCAGTTTTTGGTACGACATGAAGGTGATCGGCAAAGGCGTCAATCCAAATCGTCCCCAAGACTTGTTCGATCGGGTCTTTAACAATCCTTTAATTCTTCAGGGGCAAGAAAAGTACGACACAAAGTCGGCGATTGTTTGGAAAATTGTTGATACAGATGCAGACCAAGAAACTTCAAGGCTTACTAAAAGTCACCTCATTGCAGCCTTGCAGTTGAGCGATCGCGAGTTGACAGATATTGTTCAGGAAATTTGGGTTTGGCCTCACCAAATAGAAATTGAATTAAACGTTGCCAATTTATTTTCACGACTTTTCTGCATCAGTCAAATTCTCAAGTTACTCGGATTGAAAGTAGACGACTATAAACTGCTGTTAAAGTTTCTAAACGAATCTTTTCCATCTCTTGAAAAACTCGAACTTGATAAATTAACCGAAATAATAGAATTTGCTCAATGGCTAAAAGTATCAGGGTTTAGCCTCTACGAACTCGACTACATTCTCAATGGAACTGTACATCCTTCTGTGGAAGGGTTTTTACCAGAAGATAAAATGGCTTTTTTTATGGAGTCTTTATGGAAAAAAGTCAAATTACCGGATAAACAGGAAAGGAAGAATTTAAGTGAGGAAGAAATAAAAAGGTTAGAAGATGAACTTAACGAAAAAGTTGCCATCCATTTTGGAATCGAGCCAGGATTATTCTCTGTTTTAGCCCAACTGGCTGTCCAAACAGGAAAAGCGCAAGATTGTATCCAACTTTTATTGACCCCAGTAAAAGCTGAGGAAAGTAATTGGCAGCAGATTGTTGAATGTTTTAAATTGATCTCAAGAATGCGCTTGCTCGTTAGCAAGTTGGCTTTAACAGAAATAGAACTAAGGAGTATTTGCGATCGCCCTCAAAGCTATAACATCGAGTCGCTGGCAAAACTCACAGTTAAAGACATTGAGAATCTCTACAAGTGTAAAAATCAATTAGTTCGGATATTCAGCAACTCTAAGGGCGACTTAGCTAAGTATTTTGAAGCTCCCTCTGTGGAAAACCTTGCTAAACTTACAGGCTGGAAAGTGGAGGAAATTCAAAAAGCCAATGACTTTCTCACAACAAAGCCAAATCCAAACGATACCAAGCCAGAGCCAAACGATACAAAACCAGAGCAAAACAAGCTTTATAATTCGGTTGAAGGTTTGCTTAAGCTCAAGCAATGTTTTGAACTCGGCGCTACCCTTGGCTGCAATATAGATTTCCTCTGCGACTTGAGCAAACTATTGCAGAAGGATTCAGTAGCGAACAATTGGGAAAAATATCAGAACGTAGCTCGCTCTGTCATTTCTCTGGCAAAAGCGAAGTATGACAGCGAAGAATGGGCGAAAGTTTTTGGGAAACTGAATGGCACACTCGAAGAACGCAAGTGCAAAGTTCTCACTGACTTTGCTTTGCAAAAACTTGGCAGGGAAAACCCGCGCCAACTGTCCGAATACTTGCTGCTCGATGTAGAGATGACCAGTTGCGCCTGCAACTCCCAAATTCAGCTTGCTATTCTTTCAGTACAGACTTACTTGCAGCGCTGTCGCATGGGGATTGAGCCAGGGGTGACTCAAGTTAACATTCCCGCCGTTTGGTGGGAGTGGATAATGAACTACCGCATTTGGGAAGCCAACCGCAAGGTATTTTTATACCCAGAAAACTACATCGACCCCAGTTTGCGGAAAAATTATTCTCCCATTTTTAAGGAACTGCAAGACGAGTTATTGCAGTCGGAAATTACGGCTGAAACCGTCGAAGCGGCTTATCGCAACTACTGCGATAAATTGGCTGAAATTGGCAACTTGCAAATTGTTGAGGGTTGCTGCTACTCGGTGCAAACGCCTAAAAGTGACAAGGCAGTTGATACGTTGTTTATTTTTGCCAAAACCATTACCCAACCTCATACGTTTTACTATCGGCGCTGCGAGCAGCCTACAGCGAATAAACCACTCTGGAGGTATTGGGAAAAAATCGATCTCCAAATTAACTCAGACTACCTCGCATCGGTCTATGCCTTTAATCGCTTATTTATTTTTTGGGTAGAAACGAAGGAGATTAAAAAATCTCCAGACAACCCACCAACAATACAAGCAACGGTTAAGTATTCATTTCTCAACGCTAGTCAAAAATGGGTTTCGCCACAGAGTCTTGTTGCAGATGTAGAAATTTCTAACATTCTGCCTGTAGCTTTAGAAAAGGATATTCAGGATTCTTGGCAAGAAGTTTACCCCATAGTAGTCCCAGCTACAAGTTCCAAACCAGACCCAGAAATAACTATTTTATGGGGAGGTTTATCGGCTATATTATCAAAACAATTTAATGCAAAAGCTTGGAACCTACAATACAAACACTATTTTTTAACAAAAATTGCTGGGGATTTATTGCCTGTACCATTAAATTTTAACAAGCAGCAAACATCTCTTACGCTGTCAGAAAGACGCAGTTATTTAGCAGCAACGGCAGTAGGCAATTTGGTAGTGTTTGCTGGCGGATATAATGATAGAGCCTTATACTCTGATAAAGGGGATATTTTTGCCTACAAAGAGGGGAAATTAGAGAGACAAGAAACATCTCTTACGCTGTCAGAAAGACGCGGGTCTTTAGCAGCAACGGCAGTAGGCAATTTGGTAGTGTTTGCTGGCGGATATAATGCAAGTGGATACTCCGATAAAGTGGATATTTTTGCCTACAAAGATGGGAAATTAGAGAGACAAGAAACATCTCTTACGCTGCCACAAGGACGCATGGGGTTAGCAGCAACAACAGTAGGCAATTTGGTGGTTTTTGCGGGCGGATATAATGCAAGTGGATACTCCGATAAAGTGGATATTTTTGCCTACAAAGATGGGAAATTAGAGAGACAAGAAACATCTCTTACGCTGCCACAAGGACGCAAGGAGTTAGCAGCAACAACAGTAGGCAATTTGGTGGTTTTTGCGGGCGGATATAATGCAAGTGGATACTCCGATAAAGTGGATATTTTTGCCTACAAAGATGGGAAATTAGAGAGACAAGAAACATCTCTTACGCTGCCACAAGGACGCATGGGGTTAGCAGCAACAACAGTAGGCAATTTGGTGGTTTTTGCGGGCGGATATAATGCAAGTGGATACTCCGATAAAGTGG